In one window of Rhinoderma darwinii isolate aRhiDar2 chromosome 7, aRhiDar2.hap1, whole genome shotgun sequence DNA:
- the BGLAP gene encoding osteocalcin isoform X1, with protein MKTLIVLSLLGMMACCLALEGDKPPAQHSRKLLITQEVMISRSSANAVVKRHRRSYDYFERLFPRVKSPLEMKMEQCEEYRPCDQLSEWVGFHQAYRRYFGPV; from the exons ATGAAGACACTGATAGTCCTCTCACTGCTGGGGATGATGGCCTGCTGCCTCGCCCTGGAAG GTGATAAACCTCCAGCTCAACATTCAAGAAAGTTATTAATTACTCAAG AGGTGATGATATCGAGGAGCTCAGCAAACGCCGTCGTCAAGAGACACCGACGCTCCTACGACTATTTCGAAAG GCTCTTCCCGCGAGTCAAGTCTCCGCTGGAGATGAAGATGGAGCAGTGTGAGGAGTACCGGCCCTGCGATCAGCTGTCAGAATGGGTCGGCTTCCATCAGGCTTATCGGAGATACTTCGGACCGGTGTGA
- the MGP gene encoding matrix Gla protein: MKFLALLLVVALAMAVALAYDSYESHESYEEYDPFLNPAIARSFIPPQNRFRQRAKSLRERQRETCEDHNPCDRYATRHGWAVAYKRFFGKRKGEK, from the exons ATGAAGTTCCTGGCACTCCTCCTGGTCGTGGCGCTGGCCATGGCGGTCGCCCTCGCCTACG ACTCATACGAAAGCCACGAGTCCTACGAAGAATACG ACCCGTTTCTAAACCCAGCAATTGCCAGGTCCTTCATACCCCCGCAGAACAG ATTTCGGCAGCGCGCCAAGAGTCTCCGGGAACGCCAACGTGAAACCTGCGAGGACCACAACCCCTGTGATCGCTACGCTACGAGGCACGGCTGGGCTGTCGCTTACAAGCGATTCTTTGGAAAGCGCAAGGGCGAGAAGTAA
- the BGLAP gene encoding osteocalcin isoform X2 — MKTLIVLSLLGMMACCLALEEVMISRSSANAVVKRHRRSYDYFERLFPRVKSPLEMKMEQCEEYRPCDQLSEWVGFHQAYRRYFGPV, encoded by the exons ATGAAGACACTGATAGTCCTCTCACTGCTGGGGATGATGGCCTGCTGCCTCGCCCTGGAAG AGGTGATGATATCGAGGAGCTCAGCAAACGCCGTCGTCAAGAGACACCGACGCTCCTACGACTATTTCGAAAG GCTCTTCCCGCGAGTCAAGTCTCCGCTGGAGATGAAGATGGAGCAGTGTGAGGAGTACCGGCCCTGCGATCAGCTGTCAGAATGGGTCGGCTTCCATCAGGCTTATCGGAGATACTTCGGACCGGTGTGA